From a single Planococcus shenhongbingii genomic region:
- a CDS encoding PTS mannitol transporter subunit IICB encodes MADASVRARIQRFGSYLSGMIMPNIGAFIAWGLITALFIPDGWFPNETLGSLVGPMITYLLPLLIGFTGGRLVYDFRGGVLGAIATMGVIVGAEIPMFLGAMIMGPLAGFAMKLIDGWFQHRIRVGFEMLYNNFSAGILGAFLAGIAVFFVGPIVNTLTNTLANGVEVIVDMGLLPLASIIIEPAKILFLNNAINHGILSPLGVEQAADAGKSILFLLETNPGPGLGVLLAFSVFGKGISKASAPGAAIIQFLGGIHEIYFPYVLMKPILLLAVIAGGMSGVFTFTVFNAGLPATPSPGSIFALLALTPQGNYLGVISGVVVAAAVSFAVASVVLKTSKVEDEDLASAAGRMEEMKGKKSDATGYLTPKPAKEVVGMTSGDRVEADNTQPVNAAPLKNTEEIRKVVFACDAGMGSSAMGASLLRNKFKKESIDVPVSNTAINQLPEDADIVVTHKDLTDRAKAKLPNAEHISVENFMNSPEYDKLARRLKNQ; translated from the coding sequence ATGGCTGATGCAAGCGTCCGTGCGCGAATCCAGCGCTTCGGAAGTTATTTGAGTGGAATGATCATGCCAAATATCGGTGCCTTTATTGCTTGGGGTCTTATTACTGCTTTGTTCATACCGGATGGCTGGTTCCCGAATGAAACTTTGGGTTCGCTGGTCGGCCCAATGATCACATATTTGTTGCCCTTATTGATCGGGTTCACAGGCGGGCGGCTCGTCTACGATTTTCGCGGTGGTGTACTTGGGGCCATAGCAACAATGGGGGTTATTGTCGGAGCTGAAATTCCGATGTTCCTTGGAGCCATGATCATGGGTCCGCTTGCCGGGTTTGCGATGAAATTAATAGACGGCTGGTTCCAGCATAGAATCAGAGTCGGTTTTGAAATGCTTTATAATAACTTTTCCGCTGGTATTTTAGGGGCATTCCTGGCGGGAATCGCTGTTTTCTTCGTCGGGCCGATCGTCAATACGTTGACGAATACACTGGCCAATGGCGTTGAAGTGATTGTCGATATGGGATTATTGCCGCTTGCGAGCATCATCATTGAACCGGCGAAAATCCTCTTCTTGAACAATGCCATTAACCATGGGATTCTGAGCCCATTGGGTGTGGAACAAGCGGCAGATGCAGGAAAATCCATTTTGTTCCTGCTCGAGACAAATCCAGGTCCAGGGCTTGGTGTGCTTTTGGCTTTCTCGGTATTCGGCAAAGGGATTTCAAAAGCGTCCGCGCCAGGAGCAGCCATCATCCAATTCCTGGGCGGGATTCATGAAATTTATTTCCCATATGTCTTAATGAAACCCATTTTGCTTCTGGCTGTAATTGCCGGCGGGATGAGCGGCGTATTCACATTTACCGTATTTAATGCCGGTCTGCCGGCAACACCGTCTCCCGGCAGCATTTTCGCATTGCTTGCTTTGACGCCGCAAGGAAATTACTTGGGCGTCATTTCCGGAGTGGTCGTAGCGGCAGCGGTATCGTTTGCTGTTGCATCTGTCGTATTGAAAACCAGCAAAGTGGAAGATGAAGATTTAGCGTCGGCAGCGGGAAGAATGGAAGAAATGAAAGGCAAGAAAAGCGATGCAACTGGTTACTTGACTCCAAAACCAGCGAAGGAAGTTGTGGGGATGACTTCAGGTGACCGGGTTGAAGCTGATAATACTCAGCCGGTCAATGCGGCTCCGCTTAAAAACACGGAAGAGATCCGAAAAGTCGTTTTCGCTTGCGACGCCGGAATGGGATCAAGTGCCATGGGGGCTTCGCTGCTCAGAAACAAATTCAAAAAAGAAAGTATCGATGTACCGGTGTCCAATACAGCAATCAACCAGCTTCCGGAAGATGCAGACATCGTAGTTACCCATAAAGATTTGACTGACCGAGCAAAAGCGAAACTGCCGAATGCTGAACATATTTCAGTAGAGAATTTCATGAACAGCCCGGAATACGATAAGCTGGCGAGACGTTTGAAAAATCAGTAG
- a CDS encoding YkvI family membrane protein has protein sequence MRKSFQIGGAFIGVIVGAGFASGQEVLQFFTSFGIYGIIGSFIAMALFAFLGMNLTQLGSRLQTKSHQHAIRHICGKYLSPVVDVAITFFLFGVMVVMFSGSGAIFEQQFGIPGSVGNILMAVLVIASVMLNVQKVISLIGAFTPVLLVVVIIINAYSLFNFEMSAAEIDAATAAAANSQAAPHWLLGAILYVSYNLAAGAAMMTVMGGTVKDEKVAAWGGIIGGLGLGLLILLINVSMLTQLKKIAAVPMPMLVLTNHISPLIGAFMSIILLGMIYNTAVGMLYAFTARIVKSESPKFKVSVIGFGTAAFASSFFGFVTLVGTVYPVMGYLGFTLIAAIVIAWFRRRKGQVAKEAFS, from the coding sequence ATGAGAAAAAGTTTTCAAATTGGCGGTGCTTTTATCGGTGTAATCGTTGGCGCAGGGTTCGCTTCCGGACAGGAAGTTCTGCAATTCTTTACGAGTTTCGGGATTTATGGAATTATCGGATCGTTTATTGCCATGGCGCTTTTCGCTTTTCTTGGGATGAATCTGACGCAACTGGGCAGCCGTCTTCAGACAAAATCGCATCAGCATGCCATTCGCCATATTTGCGGCAAGTATTTGAGTCCGGTCGTTGACGTCGCCATTACATTCTTCTTGTTTGGCGTAATGGTCGTCATGTTTTCCGGATCTGGTGCTATTTTCGAACAGCAATTCGGCATACCCGGTTCGGTCGGGAATATACTGATGGCCGTTCTAGTGATAGCTTCGGTAATGCTGAATGTCCAAAAAGTGATTTCACTGATTGGCGCTTTCACTCCGGTATTGCTGGTCGTCGTCATTATCATAAATGCGTATTCTCTTTTCAATTTCGAAATGTCGGCTGCAGAAATCGATGCGGCGACAGCTGCTGCTGCGAACAGCCAAGCCGCTCCCCATTGGCTGCTGGGTGCCATCCTTTACGTCTCTTATAATTTGGCTGCCGGTGCTGCAATGATGACGGTCATGGGCGGAACGGTAAAAGATGAGAAAGTTGCTGCATGGGGCGGGATCATTGGAGGATTGGGCCTTGGTTTGCTGATCTTGCTGATCAATGTATCGATGCTGACACAGTTGAAGAAGATTGCAGCGGTGCCGATGCCGATGCTGGTATTGACCAACCATATCAGCCCTCTTATCGGAGCATTCATGTCAATCATCTTGCTTGGCATGATCTACAACACGGCCGTCGGGATGCTCTATGCTTTCACAGCGCGCATCGTAAAGTCTGAAAGCCCGAAATTCAAAGTGTCGGTCATTGGTTTTGGCACTGCAGCATTTGCTTCCAGCTTTTTCGGATTTGTGACGCTCGTCGGAACTGTATATCCGGTGATGGGTTATCTAGGGTTCACGCTGATCGCGGCAATTGTCATCGCCTGGTTTCGGAGAAGAAAAGGGCAAGTGGCTAAGGAAGCATTCAGCTGA
- the menC gene encoding o-succinylbenzoate synthase, protein MKITEIRIRKMKMMMKKPFTTSFGTFQEKDFLLLEAKDELGNSGWGESVAFHSPWYSEETLETNMHMIRDFLVPIVFENDIRHPDEVSELFSHLRKNNMAKSTVEGAIWDLYAKRNKMTLAEALGGTRNKIEVGISIGIHEDVNELIDTVAGFVEEGYKRIKVKIKPGYDVNVMRELRAKFPDVPMMADANSAYRLKDIDLLKQLDEFNLTMIEQPLASDDIIDHAKLQPELVTPICLDESIHSLEDTRKAVELGSTKIINIKIGRVGGLTEAKKIHDYCMEQGIPVWCGGMLESGIGRAHNIALTTLPNFILPGDTAGSSRYWEEDVISPEVIVEDGYITVPEAYGIGYAINQKAMDKFTVEELIFKTQQTAAGTGQ, encoded by the coding sequence GTGAAAATTACAGAAATCAGGATTCGGAAGATGAAGATGATGATGAAAAAACCATTTACCACTAGTTTCGGGACATTCCAGGAAAAGGACTTCTTATTGCTGGAAGCAAAAGATGAACTCGGCAATTCAGGCTGGGGAGAATCGGTAGCGTTCCATTCTCCATGGTATAGCGAGGAAACGCTGGAAACAAATATGCACATGATCAGAGATTTCCTGGTGCCGATCGTATTTGAAAATGACATCCGCCATCCGGACGAAGTCAGTGAACTATTCAGCCATCTCCGCAAAAACAATATGGCAAAGTCGACAGTCGAAGGAGCCATTTGGGACCTTTATGCGAAACGCAACAAAATGACGCTCGCAGAAGCTCTCGGAGGCACCCGCAATAAAATTGAAGTCGGCATCAGCATCGGGATCCATGAAGACGTCAATGAGTTGATCGATACAGTCGCTGGATTTGTGGAAGAAGGCTATAAACGGATCAAAGTAAAAATCAAGCCGGGCTATGATGTGAATGTGATGCGGGAGCTTCGTGCCAAATTCCCGGATGTGCCGATGATGGCAGATGCCAACTCGGCTTACCGACTGAAAGATATCGATTTGCTGAAACAATTGGATGAATTCAATTTGACAATGATCGAACAGCCATTGGCTTCAGACGATATTATCGACCACGCCAAACTGCAGCCGGAACTTGTTACGCCAATCTGCCTGGATGAAAGCATTCATTCATTGGAAGATACCCGGAAAGCCGTGGAGCTTGGCAGCACCAAAATCATCAATATTAAAATTGGCCGGGTCGGCGGATTGACGGAAGCGAAAAAAATCCACGATTATTGCATGGAACAAGGCATTCCGGTTTGGTGCGGCGGGATGCTCGAATCTGGAATCGGCCGTGCACATAATATTGCACTCACGACTTTGCCGAACTTCATCCTTCCAGGAGACACTGCCGGATCATCGCGTTACTGGGAAGAAGATGTCATTTCTCCGGAAGTGATTGTGGAAGATGGGTATATCACCGTTCCCGAGGCTTATGGAATTGGCTACGCTATCAATCAAAAAGCTATGGACAAGTTCACCGTTGAAGAGCTCATCTTCAAAACACAGCAAACAGCAGCTGGCACCGGACAATAA
- a CDS encoding GNAT family N-acetyltransferase, protein MTDGIMIRRLETNAEMRLIQQLEREVWDMSPVPTHQTFTASKNGGILVGAFDGEELVGYCYGFTGFKDGKTYLCSHMMGIHPEYQSKGIGKRLKQEQRKIAQQIGYDLITWTFDPLESRNAHLNTSKLFGISTTYIEDCYGEMDDGLNRGLPTDRLQIEWWISSNRVEDAWVPEIAEYKTPFQITQTPNGFPVLEINESEFLSGAEGVEVPVPQDFQTIKKLDPELAMDWRMKIRTVFQQLFAAGFAVTGVRKAEESVHYYQFVPAKTIPLQPIERGDRQ, encoded by the coding sequence ATGACAGACGGAATTATGATTCGCAGACTAGAAACGAATGCGGAGATGCGCTTGATCCAACAACTCGAACGCGAAGTATGGGACATGTCGCCGGTTCCGACGCACCAGACATTTACCGCTTCCAAAAATGGCGGAATTCTGGTCGGTGCTTTTGACGGCGAAGAGCTGGTCGGCTATTGCTATGGCTTTACCGGGTTTAAAGACGGAAAAACTTATCTTTGTTCCCATATGATGGGCATCCATCCGGAATATCAGTCGAAAGGCATCGGCAAACGCCTGAAACAGGAACAACGAAAAATCGCCCAGCAAATCGGCTACGATTTAATCACCTGGACATTTGATCCATTGGAAAGCCGCAATGCGCACCTCAACACCTCCAAATTATTCGGCATCAGCACCACTTATATTGAAGACTGCTACGGAGAAATGGATGATGGCTTAAACCGCGGGCTGCCAACTGACCGTCTGCAGATTGAATGGTGGATTTCAAGCAACCGTGTTGAAGACGCTTGGGTGCCCGAAATCGCTGAGTATAAAACTCCGTTTCAAATCACGCAGACCCCGAATGGTTTTCCGGTACTTGAAATTAATGAGAGTGAATTTCTCTCCGGTGCGGAAGGCGTTGAAGTGCCAGTGCCACAGGATTTCCAGACGATTAAAAAACTGGATCCTGAACTGGCGATGGACTGGCGCATGAAGATCCGGACAGTGTTCCAGCAGTTATTCGCAGCCGGGTTCGCAGTCACCGGTGTCCGAAAGGCTGAGGAAAGCGTCCATTATTATCAATTCGTTCCGGCAAAGACCATTCCATTACAACCAATAGAAAGAGGCGATAGGCAGTGA
- a CDS encoding M20 peptidase aminoacylase family protein, which translates to MKAVLEEIKPVVEEVFQHLHTHPEISWKEVETTNYLKELLESEGFEVQTFDDSTGLVVTVGSGEPCIGLRTDIDALWQEVDGKYQANHSCGHDAHMTLAVGALLTLKKLGIPEKGRLKVIFQPAEEKGTGALSFVEKGIVDDIDFLYGVHLRPFQEISHGYASPAIMHGSAKMLKGSIHGTDAHGARPHEGQNAIEVMALLVQAIHSIQINPMVPHSAKLTMFQAGGESANIIPGNAVFSIDMRAQTNGVMDKLFAQVIKAMQAVAEMAGVKIPYEVVAEIAAAEVDDTAVEIMGQAIAETVGEEFLVPPIITPGGEDFHFYTLKRPSVKATMLGLGCDLAPGLHHPAMTFNQDSLIVGIEILARTVQRTFEHLEQGK; encoded by the coding sequence ATGAAAGCAGTGCTAGAAGAAATAAAACCGGTGGTGGAAGAGGTATTCCAGCATTTGCATACACATCCGGAAATCAGCTGGAAAGAAGTTGAGACCACCAACTATTTAAAAGAGCTGCTGGAAAGTGAAGGATTTGAAGTACAGACTTTCGATGATTCAACGGGATTGGTTGTCACAGTGGGCAGTGGTGAGCCGTGTATCGGGCTCCGTACAGACATCGATGCATTGTGGCAGGAAGTGGATGGAAAGTATCAGGCCAACCATTCCTGCGGACACGATGCGCATATGACGCTTGCTGTCGGTGCACTTCTTACGTTGAAAAAACTTGGCATCCCGGAAAAAGGCCGCTTGAAAGTGATTTTCCAGCCGGCAGAAGAAAAAGGCACGGGCGCCCTGTCATTTGTCGAGAAAGGAATTGTCGACGACATCGATTTTCTGTACGGCGTCCATCTGCGTCCGTTTCAAGAAATCAGCCATGGCTATGCATCTCCAGCAATCATGCACGGATCCGCAAAAATGCTCAAAGGGTCGATCCATGGAACTGATGCACATGGAGCACGGCCGCACGAAGGGCAAAATGCCATTGAAGTGATGGCGCTTCTTGTACAGGCCATTCATTCCATCCAAATCAATCCGATGGTCCCGCATTCAGCAAAATTGACGATGTTCCAGGCCGGCGGTGAATCGGCAAATATCATTCCGGGAAATGCAGTGTTCAGCATTGATATGCGTGCGCAAACAAACGGTGTCATGGATAAATTATTTGCGCAAGTCATTAAAGCGATGCAAGCTGTGGCAGAAATGGCCGGAGTGAAAATTCCTTATGAAGTGGTGGCAGAAATCGCGGCTGCTGAAGTGGATGACACGGCTGTTGAAATTATGGGACAGGCCATTGCGGAAACTGTAGGCGAAGAATTTTTAGTACCGCCAATTATTACACCTGGAGGAGAAGATTTTCACTTTTATACGCTGAAGCGCCCTTCAGTCAAAGCAACGATGCTTGGGCTTGGCTGCGATTTAGCTCCTGGCCTCCACCATCCGGCGATGACGTTTAATCAGGATAGTTTGATCGTCGGCATTGAGATTCTCGCCCGTACAGTCCAACGCACTTTTGAACATCTGGAACAAGGGAAGTGA
- a CDS encoding MurR/RpiR family transcriptional regulator → MKLSELIQERYSDLSKSQKKVATYVLDNPRKIALDPAQDVGDSIGVSETTVIRFCYSLELSGYAELQKAIREQLLSKESSLDAYQQSKMDLEQQPHFLEEVMERDRSAISTTMKQIDEKHYETAVEKLAKADTVYILGLRSSFAAAHWLTFTLNLVRGKVRQIRPETEDIIQILSEMDSNSVLIAISFHRYLKQPIRIAELAKQQGVFIIGVTDSQLAPIQQHSDVLFPIYSPNKSTLDATATLFSFLNALVAGVVVKGKGKFRKRQEDYQALDSDSLFMEGGDRQ, encoded by the coding sequence ATGAAATTATCGGAATTGATTCAAGAGCGATACAGCGACTTATCAAAAAGCCAGAAAAAAGTGGCTACCTATGTCTTGGACAACCCGAGAAAAATAGCCCTTGACCCGGCTCAGGATGTTGGAGATTCCATAGGCGTCAGTGAAACCACGGTAATTCGTTTTTGCTACAGCCTTGAACTGTCCGGCTATGCGGAGCTGCAAAAGGCCATCCGGGAGCAATTGCTTTCTAAAGAAAGCAGCTTGGATGCCTACCAGCAATCCAAAATGGATTTAGAGCAGCAGCCTCATTTTTTAGAAGAAGTAATGGAGCGCGACCGGTCAGCCATTTCTACGACGATGAAACAGATTGATGAAAAACATTATGAAACCGCGGTTGAAAAATTAGCGAAAGCGGACACTGTCTATATATTGGGGCTCCGTTCATCATTTGCGGCAGCACATTGGCTTACATTTACGCTCAATCTTGTTAGAGGAAAAGTGCGCCAGATCCGTCCAGAAACGGAAGACATTATCCAGATACTCAGTGAAATGGACAGCAATTCCGTTTTGATCGCCATTTCCTTCCATCGATATTTGAAACAACCAATCCGGATTGCGGAACTGGCAAAACAACAGGGTGTCTTTATCATTGGCGTGACAGATTCCCAATTGGCACCAATCCAACAGCATAGCGATGTGCTGTTTCCGATTTATTCGCCAAACAAGTCAACGCTTGACGCGACTGCGACATTATTTTCCTTTCTAAACGCGCTGGTAGCGGGAGTCGTGGTGAAAGGCAAAGGAAAGTTCCGAAAACGGCAAGAAGATTATCAGGCTTTGGACAGTGATTCCTTATTTATGGAAGGGGGAGATCGTCAATGA
- a CDS encoding TetR/AcrR family transcriptional regulator has translation MPKLTNHEEVKQSIAEAAWKIILEQGLGGASVRAVAKEAGVSLGALRYYFSTQEELIAYSRELVYQRTAERMRRVFKLDMPPKEKIVQVLLNLLPSSEEKRLEVEARLVFKVYTRHKGDKFDAQQDSVYLAIKEVMSYLVLLNLLKKDSDLHLETERLYCLMDGLALDAMIRPELLEANRMKRIIIYHLNSACSEEFGTTGW, from the coding sequence ATGCCAAAACTAACTAATCACGAAGAAGTCAAACAGTCGATAGCTGAAGCCGCGTGGAAAATCATTTTAGAACAAGGTCTGGGAGGAGCATCCGTAAGAGCGGTCGCAAAGGAGGCGGGAGTATCGTTAGGAGCGCTGCGTTATTATTTCTCCACCCAAGAAGAGTTGATTGCGTATTCCAGAGAGCTCGTATATCAAAGGACTGCTGAAAGGATGAGAAGAGTATTTAAGCTCGACATGCCGCCGAAAGAAAAAATCGTCCAGGTATTGCTTAATTTATTGCCGTCATCTGAAGAAAAAAGGCTGGAAGTGGAAGCAAGGCTGGTATTCAAGGTTTATACACGGCATAAAGGAGATAAATTCGATGCCCAGCAGGACAGCGTATATTTGGCGATTAAAGAAGTCATGTCGTATCTAGTCTTGCTGAATCTATTGAAAAAAGATTCAGATCTGCATCTGGAAACGGAAAGGCTGTATTGTTTAATGGATGGCCTGGCGCTCGATGCCATGATCAGACCGGAACTTTTAGAGGCGAACAGGATGAAAAGAATCATCATTTATCATTTGAATTCAGCTTGCAGCGAAGAATTCGGAACAACAGGCTGGTAG
- a CDS encoding DUF1648 domain-containing protein, producing the protein MNNQPKIDITKPRFALLLDAIAIIAFAALLIYLFSQYGSLPDRVPGHYNGAGKVDRWGSKVELFFLPIIGAALWIFMFVMEKFPHTYNYLNLTEKNAEAQYRNGMLMMNVLKNEMILLFCFITYQNMEVASGNAEGLGTGFMPIFLGLIFATISVFMVRMVRL; encoded by the coding sequence ATGAACAATCAACCGAAAATCGATATTACAAAACCTCGCTTTGCGCTTTTGCTCGATGCAATTGCAATCATCGCATTTGCAGCATTGCTCATTTATCTCTTCAGCCAATATGGTTCATTGCCAGACCGGGTGCCAGGGCATTATAACGGTGCAGGAAAAGTTGACCGATGGGGAAGTAAAGTTGAATTATTCTTTTTGCCGATCATCGGCGCGGCATTATGGATCTTCATGTTCGTTATGGAGAAGTTTCCCCATACCTATAATTACTTGAACCTTACAGAGAAAAACGCTGAAGCCCAGTATAGAAATGGGATGCTCATGATGAATGTGCTTAAAAATGAAATGATCTTATTATTTTGCTTTATCACTTATCAGAACATGGAAGTGGCAAGTGGAAATGCAGAAGGATTAGGTACAGGATTCATGCCGATTTTCCTGGGCTTGATTTTCGCTACCATTTCCGTATTTATGGTTCGGATGGTCCGTCTGTAA
- a CDS encoding pyruvate oxidase produces the protein MFENKAGSYVIDLLKEWGVDHIYGMPGDSINEFMEELRKEDAIRFIQIRHEETGALAASAYSKLTGKIGVCMSIAGPGAVHLQNGLYDAQKDKTPVLAIVGQVSSTSVGTDTFQELKLESMFEDVAVYNRRVQTAEQLPDMLNQAIRTAYAEKGPAVLIVSDDLFAEKVKRDVPLTSSAYAIPKIRAAEEDLQEGARLIQAAKKPVILAGKGARGAEAELLAFAEKIKAPIIASLPAKGIIPDDHPQNLGQLGQLGTQPSEEAMKEADLLVLAGTAFPYRDYLPDNAPAIQIDIEPRVIGKYYPVTVGIVGDLGSVISWFTAHVDEKEADFLGTYMQKREAWRADLQQDMNKETPVLQPQHVLAEVQQIMEKDAVISLDVGSVTIWTARYLQLSGQSLVVSAWLATMGCSLPGAIAAKLAYPERQVIGLIGDGGFSMGMQDFVTAVKYNLPMTLVVFNNQKIQLIEHEQEQKGNPATNVEIANIDFAAFAAACGGIGYTAKNRAEVKEALAKAKKSNKPVVIDAYVEDISPLE, from the coding sequence ATGTTTGAAAACAAGGCTGGCAGTTATGTAATCGACTTGCTCAAGGAATGGGGCGTAGACCATATTTACGGAATGCCTGGAGATTCGATCAATGAATTTATGGAGGAACTGCGTAAAGAAGATGCGATTCGTTTTATCCAAATCCGCCACGAAGAAACGGGTGCATTGGCTGCATCCGCATATTCAAAACTTACTGGCAAAATCGGCGTTTGCATGTCGATTGCGGGACCAGGGGCGGTCCATTTACAAAACGGCTTATACGATGCACAAAAAGACAAGACGCCCGTACTGGCGATCGTCGGCCAAGTAAGCAGCACATCGGTCGGAACGGATACATTCCAGGAGCTGAAACTCGAATCGATGTTTGAGGATGTGGCCGTCTATAACCGGCGCGTGCAAACGGCGGAACAGCTGCCGGACATGCTGAACCAGGCAATCCGGACTGCTTACGCTGAAAAAGGACCGGCCGTATTGATTGTATCGGATGATTTATTCGCTGAAAAGGTAAAACGGGACGTACCTTTGACGTCTTCAGCATATGCTATACCAAAAATCCGTGCGGCAGAAGAAGATTTGCAGGAAGGTGCCCGTTTGATTCAGGCGGCGAAAAAACCAGTGATTTTGGCTGGCAAAGGCGCGAGAGGAGCTGAAGCGGAATTGCTGGCATTTGCTGAAAAGATCAAAGCGCCCATTATCGCTTCACTTCCTGCAAAAGGGATTATACCGGATGATCATCCGCAAAATCTTGGGCAGCTCGGCCAACTGGGTACCCAGCCGTCTGAAGAAGCGATGAAAGAAGCGGATTTGCTGGTTTTGGCAGGCACTGCATTTCCTTACCGTGACTATTTGCCAGACAATGCTCCAGCGATTCAAATCGACATCGAACCGCGAGTGATCGGAAAATATTATCCCGTGACAGTAGGGATTGTAGGTGATCTCGGATCGGTAATATCTTGGTTTACGGCGCATGTAGATGAGAAAGAAGCAGATTTTTTAGGGACATACATGCAGAAACGGGAAGCTTGGCGAGCTGATCTTCAACAAGATATGAATAAAGAAACTCCGGTTCTCCAGCCGCAGCATGTATTAGCGGAAGTTCAGCAAATCATGGAGAAAGATGCAGTTATATCACTTGATGTTGGCAGTGTTACCATCTGGACTGCCCGTTATCTGCAGCTCTCGGGTCAGTCTCTTGTCGTATCGGCCTGGCTTGCAACAATGGGCTGTTCGCTGCCAGGAGCTATCGCTGCAAAATTGGCATATCCGGAACGGCAAGTGATTGGATTGATTGGCGATGGCGGGTTTTCCATGGGGATGCAGGATTTCGTTACGGCCGTCAAATACAACTTGCCAATGACGCTTGTGGTCTTCAACAATCAAAAAATCCAGCTTATCGAACACGAACAAGAACAAAAAGGCAATCCAGCGACGAATGTGGAAATCGCCAATATCGATTTTGCTGCTTTTGCAGCGGCTTGTGGTGGGATCGGCTATACTGCAAAGAATCGTGCGGAAGTGAAAGAAGCGCTGGCTAAAGCGAAAAAAAGCAATAAACCGGTTGTCATTGATGCTTATGTTGAAGATATCTCTCCGCTTGAATAA
- a CDS encoding zinc-binding alcohol dehydrogenase family protein translates to MKALGFYAPGDRSKSPEFESVEIDRPVPTGRNLLVEVRAISVNPTDLRTRDAKKDNDDSLTIVGRDVAGVVVGTGENCSLFKTGDEVFYAGTSAAPGGQSELHLVDERIVGKKPQSLDFAQAAAMPLTSLTVCEALFDRLGISRTAADNSGKTILIIGAAGGVGSAATQIAKLVGLQVVGTASRKETAEWAREHGADHVINHREPIPQQLKELGLDGVQYIFCMTNIDDHMEAMGKVILPQGKVCSILPAQKPISIAFFSKSVTFVYELMYTRSIYQTEDMIEQHHYLNDLADWIDEGKMRSTLNKHFKPINIENLKQAYDQLLTGKTIGKIVIEGPFEQ, encoded by the coding sequence ATGAAAGCATTAGGATTTTATGCGCCAGGAGACCGGTCGAAATCCCCTGAATTTGAATCCGTTGAAATCGACAGGCCCGTACCAACCGGCAGAAATCTGCTTGTCGAAGTTCGGGCTATTTCGGTAAACCCGACAGATTTACGGACACGTGACGCCAAAAAAGACAATGATGATTCATTGACGATTGTCGGCCGCGACGTTGCCGGTGTGGTCGTGGGCACCGGAGAAAATTGTTCGTTGTTTAAAACAGGTGATGAAGTCTTCTATGCAGGTACGAGTGCTGCGCCAGGAGGCCAAAGTGAATTGCATTTGGTGGATGAACGCATCGTCGGAAAAAAACCGCAAAGCCTTGATTTTGCGCAGGCGGCGGCTATGCCGCTGACCAGCTTAACGGTATGCGAAGCGCTGTTTGACCGTTTAGGAATTTCCCGCACTGCAGCGGATAATAGCGGAAAAACAATTCTGATTATCGGCGCTGCAGGCGGTGTCGGATCAGCAGCGACCCAGATTGCGAAACTGGTTGGCCTTCAAGTGGTGGGTACTGCTTCAAGGAAGGAAACAGCCGAGTGGGCAAGAGAGCATGGAGCTGACCATGTCATCAATCACCGCGAGCCGATTCCTCAGCAATTAAAAGAGTTGGGTCTGGATGGAGTGCAGTATATTTTCTGCATGACAAATATCGACGACCACATGGAAGCAATGGGCAAAGTGATTTTGCCGCAAGGAAAGGTATGTTCGATTCTGCCGGCTCAAAAGCCGATCTCTATCGCTTTCTTTTCTAAAAGCGTGACGTTTGTTTATGAATTGATGTACACCCGGTCGATTTATCAAACGGAAGATATGATTGAACAACACCATTACCTCAATGACTTGGCGGATTGGATTGACGAAGGCAAAATGCGTTCTACGCTGAACAAACACTTTAAGCCCATCAATATCGAGAATTTAAAACAAGCCTATGACCAATTGCTGACAGGCAAGACCATTGGGAAAATTGTAATCGAAGGCCCTTTTGAACAGTAA